In one Alnus glutinosa chromosome 12, dhAlnGlut1.1, whole genome shotgun sequence genomic region, the following are encoded:
- the LOC133851600 gene encoding pro-hevein-like, whose translation MERLSVCLVLFLCLLATATAQQCGSQAGGKTCADNLCCSQYGYCGTTDDYCLPSNNCQSNCKSSGDSSTGQSASNVRATYHFYNPEQNGWDLNAVSAYCSTWDANKPLAWRSKYGWTAFCGPVGPRGQDSCGKCLKVTNSGTGAQTTVRIVDQCSNGGLDLDEGEFRKIDTDGKGYAQGHLTVSYEFVNCGD comes from the exons ATGGAAAGGCTTAGCGTATGCTTGGTGTTATTTCTCTGCCTGCTTGCTACCGCAACTGCCCAACAGTGCGGCAGCCAAGCCGGCGGCAAAACATGTGCAGACAACCTTTGCTGTAGCCAGTATGGCTACTGTGGGACAACTGATGACTATTGCTTACCTTCCAACAACTGTCAGAGCAATTGTAAGTCTAGCGGCGACAGCAGTACTGGTCAGAGCGCCTCTAATGTCAGAGCAACGTACCACTTCTACAATCCTGAGCAGAATGGATGGGACTTGAACGCCGTGAGCGCGTATTGCTCGACGTGGGATGCCAACAAGCCGTTGGCATGGCGGAGCAAATATGGGTGGACAGCGTTTTGTGGACCTGTTGGGCCTCGTGGACAAGACTCCTGTGGCAAGTGCTTAAAG GTGACGAACAGTGGGACAGGAGCTCAAACAACAGTGAGAATCGTAGATCAATGCAGCAATGGAGGTCTTGATCTGGACGAAGGCGAGTTCCGAAAAATAGACACGGATGGAAAAGGCTATGCCCAGGGCCACCTTACTGTGAGCTACGAGTTTGTCAACTGCGGTGATTGA